In Pyrus communis chromosome 1, drPyrComm1.1, whole genome shotgun sequence, the following are encoded in one genomic region:
- the LOC137731280 gene encoding WEB family protein At3g51220-like, with amino-acid sequence MNADESKLVVMGRAEIDTRAPFKSVKEAVMLFGERVLVGEIYAKQLKEIGAAVSNDTTNGDAAQSRIEVLTAELEETKKSLQKVREENKSMAYCIKSLREDLDRSKQELHKYLKAREFDDQKHRVDPEIEEDFKFIADRDTKFENKTMLSQEAKEFVQKKRYVKFASPASLAQVIVNKEGSHEGYGNPSSVRRTNKKKPLMPMIGWLFSKNKASQEGGSSRA; translated from the exons ATGAACGCCGACGAGAGTAAATTGGTTGTCATGGGCCGGGCAGAGATCGACACCCGAGCGCCTTTCAAGTCCGTCAAAGAAGCAGTCATGTTGTTCGGGGAAAGAGTTTTGGTCGGAGAAATATATGCCAAGCAGCTCAAAGAG ATCGGAGCTGCAGTGTCCAATGATACTACTAATGGAGATGCTGCTCAGTCAAGAATCGAGGTCTTAACAGCTGAGctcgaagaaacaaagaaaagtcTTCAGAAAGTTAGAGAAGAAAACAAGTCAATGGCATATTGCATCAAGTCACTCAGAGAAGATCTTGACCGTTCAAAACAAGAGCTGCACAAGTACTTGAAGGCAAGAGAGTTTGATGATCAGAAGCACCGAGTAGATCCTGAGATTGAAGAAGATTTTAAGTTCATTGCGGACAGAGACACGAAGTTCGAAAACAAGACAATGTTGAGCCAAGAGGCTAAGGAGTTTGTGCAGAAGAAAAGATATGTGAAGTTTGCAAGTCCTGCTTCGTTGGCTCAGGTTATTGTTAACAAGGAAGGGTCGCATGAGGGATATGGAAACCCTAGTTCGGTCAGGAGGACAAATAAGAAGAAGCCTTTGATGCCTATGATTGGGTggcttttttcaaaaaataaggcAAGTCAAGAAGGTGGGTCTTCAAGAGCCTAA